GGCGCTCGGGAACACCAAAATGAACCTTTTCTTTGAGTGAACCATTGTGTAAAACATTACCACTGCACTTTTACGTTTTTTTATATTTTGTGTTGTCACATACTACGTTTATGCCTACAAGCAATAATTTAATTTTGTGTCGTATTTAATTTTGTGTCATGTGAGTTTTTTCAGTGATGTTGTCCCAGTGAATATGATATGTTATCAAAGAACTTACTTGAATGCTAGAGGTACATATTTTACATATATAGTCATGTGTCCCTTTTTGAAATGAATATTATACATTATTAAAATGCCTGAACCCTGTGTGTCTGGTGAACCTTGCACCGGAAATAGCTATAATACTGCAGGCCATTAGCAGTATGAATTTCATTAGCCAACAACAACCACCACTACTTGACCTCTTCAATTGTTATTCATTTTATCCAGTCACATCTATTCATTCCCACGCACCTAGGCTTTCCCACTGTGGGAAAGGTTATGAGGAAGTCAGGAGGTGGTGGGTTTCAATGCAAGCCTTATAGTGAAAGCTATTAGTGGTCAAGTTTAACAAATGTATACACAAACCAAATATCACAGGAAGTAACTGCTCTGCTGTTAGTTTTATACTAGGTTGGGAGTTGAAATTATTATTGCGTGATTTTGGTGTGTAGAAAATGTTGATTTTGTAGTGATGGTCTCACTGGAAGTTTATATCACAGTGGTAAAGACTGTAATGAAATAGCCAAGTGTTAGTATGGTCTATACTATGGAGCATGGACAGTGTTATGCGTGGGTGCCACACAAACTGTTTACACTGAAAAACAATGTCTGTTTTAGGTACAAGGTTTATGTTGTGTGTTTTATTGTCACCTATGTAAATGAACTTATTGAAGTCATCATAGTTGGCTTTgaaaataattacatgtacttagaCAACTTTAGGCCTCCTACGTACCTACGCAGACCGATTTTTCTCTAATAAAACAAAGTAAAAATCAACAGACAAGTGCCTCAATTAAAACGCGGGCGTCTATTCAAAATTAATACCGGTAAAGATCGTTAGTGAAACAATTAAACTATCAGAAACTATAAATTAGCTATCATTCTCAGTTATTATTTCTTGGCCCCATCTTGGGCAATCTTCTTGGCCACCTCGACCCACTTGTCTCCATCAGTGAGTCCCTTGATGAAGCGATCTGGGAAAGAAGACAGACCAGTAATGGCTCCCACCATCCCTCCAGTCAGAGATGCTCTGGCCAGGTTCTGTCCCCCACTGTTCACTGCAGTCAGTACAGCTGTCTCAAAGTTATCAGGGAAACGAGCAGCAAGGTAGTAGGCCCCAGGCATCAGCATATAGAAGGCACAGGAGAGGCCATACATTTGAGGGGCATCTCGGGCAGGCTCAATTCGCAGATTAAGATTGGCTACAGCCTTCGCTGCATATCCAGACCAGAGGAGGGAGTCTGGTTCGGGTGTATTCTCCTCACTGTCTCGATCTAGTGCCATTGCTGAAGTGAACGGAATTTTTCCTTCTGCGATCAAATTCATCAAATGTGAACTAATTTTCGAGTACTCCATTCCAGAGATTAGGCATGCTACAGTGAGCCCAAACGCAATGCTGTGCACTTGAACCTGTCGATCTTGATATTGCAGTATAGAATTTGAACCAATCTTTTTGACCAGTGTGGGTAGATCGTTGTGATATCGAGCAGCTAGAGCGACAGCACGTACACACGAGTCAGTCGTATCTCCAAATGGACTTGCACACTCCCCCCAAGGTTTCTTCAACACTACTCTGTTTTTCCAGACGTCACAAACGTCTTTCTGAGTGTACCTCCCTCCTTCTCTTGTTCCGTCCAGAGTTGCCAGGAAGCCATCCAGTCTTGTACAGAAGTCTTCCTCAGAGTATTCTCCTTTCTCATTCAGCGTCTCTAGGAGGTACTGAAACAGCTGGCCGGATTGCGAGACGTCTCCAGCCTTGCAGCCATAATGATAGCGACCAGGTTTGGCTGTAGTGTAATCATCGATCCATTCTCCATACTCTCTTTTGAGTTGGTCCAGATTGTAATACCAATGACATCCAAGGCCAAGGGCATCTCCAATCATGGCACCCATGATGGCACCAGCAGCTCTGTCTTGAATCGTTGCCATTGCTCTGGTTTGCAGGAAAGATCCACTCATATACACGTAGTATCTCCGGGCCTGACAAATGATGTCATAAGTCATGAACAAGTGCATGCAGGATTGGGCATGCGCATGAAGTGCTAATTAGCAGCTATAAAGTGTTATGTGAAACCGTCAGTATGGTCCATACTAAAGAACCTGTCTTGAATCGGTGCCATTATATATTGCTCTTGGTTTACAGGAAAGATTCACTCATATGCATAAGCTTATTCAAAGATCTCTCCAGTTTCAGGGCCAAATGACTGACAAATGATGTCAAGCAGTAAAACAAACAGATCAAAGCTTTGCTAGCTAGGGTTGCCTCCTTAGAATCTCTCCTACCAATAGATATAAATAGCCAACCAGCTTCATATGCACAAATTACGTCTGAGCAGTCCTCTCAATTATCTCCAAGTAACTTGCCTAAACAACCCCTAAACGACCACGAAAGGAGGTACAACCTGGTTTTTCTAGGTATAAGTGAAGTTGAAAAAGGAACAAACCGACATGACCGCATGAAAAAAGATCATATGCAAGTTCTGTCCATACTCACTGAAGTAAATCCAGACATAGACTCACGCTGTATCAGAGATTGCTTTCGCCTAGGTAAATACACCGACTCTAAGCACAGGCCCATTCTAGTAAAACTAACTAGCGCAAATGACGTGGCTAATATTCTAGCAAACCGCCAAGCACTGGCTTCCCTGAAGGTTAACATTCAGCCTGACTTACCCTTACTTGACCGCAAGATTAGGTCCATACTCCTCAAGGAAAGAAGGACCCTAATTGTGGAAGGGGTAGAAAGGAAAGACATCAAAATTAAAGGAAAAACACTAACTCTTTATGGTAAAAAGTACGGCTCCACAGAGGGTGACTCATTTATATACGATGGGGACAAATTTGAAAAAAGTCACATAACAGCTGTCTCATCACCAAATACCACTCAGCCCATGGCCCAATGACATAATGTCAAATCCTGTATATGGAATGCACGAAGCTTAACTAACAAATTTACTTTTTTTCAATCTTATATTTTAGCCAAATTTATCGATATTATCTGTGTGACCGAAACATGGTTGACCAAGTATCACTTTAATCTGGAAATCCTCCCTAATGACTACCTTTTGTACAGGAACGATAGAGAAACAAGAGGCGGAGGTGTTCTTATAGCTGCCAATCAAAATGTTCCATCCAGGCCATTTGAGCACATCTCAACGACAATCGAGCATGTCACAGTTGAATTGTTAACAGACCCTATTACGATTGTATGCGGCGTATATGTCCCACCCAACTCGTCACCATCTTATCTTGATGATGTCCTTACTTATATTAATTCCCTTCCAAAAACCAGAGACATTATTATCCTTGGAGATTTCAATTCACCAGATATTGACTGGTATTCTCTCGCTGGCACAACAAGCTTTACTCAAGATTTTTGCGACCTTTTATTTGAAAATAATTTTAGCCAGCTTGTCACATCGCCTACGCATATACATGGAAACCTTCTTGACCTAGTACTCACAAATGTTCCAAATAGAATTGTGAATATCAGTACAGATTATGATTTGTCAATCTCTGACCATTATCCAATTATTTTTCACCTTGAAACCAACCCATGTATACATATAGGAGGGAGCAAGACCAAACAAGAAACCTCTACAACTATTATAAAACAGATCAGACGCAGCTATTTCATGAGCTACAAGTTCTCAATTATATTTTTATTGCAAATACTCAGGAGCTATGGTCTTATCTAAAAGCTACCCTTATCAATGCACGAAATATATCAACTCCAATATGCAAGGTATCAAACGAACAAAGCCCTAGATGGCACACCTCAGAAATCAGGCATCTTTTAAAACAAATAAAAACTCTAAGAAAAAGTTTAAAAAAGTCAACAACTCA
This region of Halichondria panicea chromosome 12, odHalPani1.1, whole genome shotgun sequence genomic DNA includes:
- the LOC135344926 gene encoding uncharacterized protein LOC135344926, encoding MSGSFLQTRAMATIQDRAAGAIMGAMIGDALGLGCHWYYNLDQLKREYGEWIDDYTTAKPGRYHYGCKAGDVSQSGQLFQYLLETLNEKGEYSEEDFCTRLDGFLATLDGTREGGRYTQKDVCDVWKNRVVLKKPWGECASPFGDTTDSCVRAVALAARYHNDLPTLVKKIGSNSILQYQDRQVQVHSIAFGLTVACLISGMEYSKISSHLMNLIAEGKIPFTSAMALDRDSEENTPEPDSLLWSGYAAKAVANLNLRIEPARDAPQMYGLSCAFYMLMPGAYYLAARFPDNFETAVLTAVNSGGQNLARASLTGGMVGAITGLSSFPDRFIKGLTDGDKWVEVAKKIAQDGAKK